CAACCTAGAAATCTGGTCATAGATATTGAAGATGACCTTTCCAGATGCTGAGCAtttggaataaaaaaaaaaaaatagacatcttgcaaatcccaaaggggtGTGATTTAATGCCTCTGGGAATGCAAGATAATGCCCATTTAGTGccaaaacccttaaaaccctaggTTTCTACAACAGTTTTAGAAAAAATTCAATAACTTTCACAATACAACTCCAAATTTTCTCAAATTAGATCCAAATGAAAGGTATCTCACATTTCTATGCAACCGTGGACCTTTTTTTTGATTTTACAGTCCGTACAAATCCATACAATCATGTTTTTTCTCAAAAAACtggtttttattcaaaaatttcaagtgtcttCTCCATACAAATTGCTCCAACTTCATTCAACCCCTTGGGAATCGATGTGAGGGCATAAATAGGCATCCTAAATCAGTTTAAACTTAATTGAGGGGGTTGGGGTAGTTAGAACCAtcatttaacaacttttcaaaaagttgtcaaagttgctaaatgttgtcaaagcaactttttgcaacttttacatttttttgcattttaagaCTCCAAAATGATTTCAGACTTCTAAATGGTTCCAACATGTCTAAAATGACTACTAAACATTAGAAATATACCTCCTAATGCCAAAACTCATTAATATGAGAAATAGCCCTATTGGACCTAGAAGGATCCTAGTGGACTAAGGCTAACTCCAGGTTTATAGAATGACCTTAGAGTTCCTTGACCACACAAAAAGGATAAATTACACATATGGATGATTGAAATTCATCCTTATTACATCATGCAAACTAGAAACAAAAAACTTGAAAGGAAAAATCATGTTCAtgtctaggtgccctgcaccatgctCCACAAGTtcaaaagaactcaagtcccttgagttggaatGCTTTCAAACTGAAACCCTGCCTTTTCAATGGCCTCCTTAGTCATCCATGTGGCTTCCTCCATGGGTTGGTGTTTCAATTTGACCAAGTATTCATAATACACCTTCCTCCTTGTATGTTTGATCACCCGCTTGTCAAGAATGCTCTCAATCTCTAACATGGATGGCTGGGATATCTTTTTGAATGACTCATCTTGCTGGAAATCTGATTCACCTACAACAAAAACATCATCTATAGATCCTTTATAAGGATACAAGTCagcaacattaaaaataggtgacaaaccaataGAAGAAGGTAAGTCCAGTTTGTAGGCATTGTTGCCacacttcttgaggatcttgcaaggACCAAGCTTCTTCATCAGCAACTTAGTATATTTCTCCTTAGGTAACCTCTCCtttttcaaatgtaccatcactatATCACCCACTTTGAATTGCAAATCTCTTCTCTTCTTATCTGCTGCTGCCTTATACTTTTTTGTGGTATGGTGCAGCTGGTTCCTTACTTGTTCATGCACATCCTTCATTACCTCTACAAAATCTTCAGCCAAAGCACTCTTCTTCTCCAAATGACTAACATCTCTGAGTTCCATTATCCCTCTAGGGTGTACACCATAAACAACTTGAAAAGGTGTCATGCCTGTACTCCTGTTAATGGAATCATTGTAAGAAAATTCAGCTTGTGCCAAGATAGAATCCCAAGTTGAATCATATTCTTGTGTTAGGCATCTCAagaggtttccaagtgacctattgataACCTCAGTTTGTCCATCTGATTGAGGGTGATATGCTAAAGATAAGGAAACattggtgccaagctttttccataaggtcctccaaaagtgacctataaacttaGGATCCCTATCTGATATGATTGACATAGGTAATCCATGAAGTCTAACTACCTCTTTAAAGAATAAACCTACAACATGTGAAGCATCATGAGTGGCtttgcaaggaataaagtgagccatcttggaAAATCTGTCCacaaccacatacacactatcataactagatttggttCTTGGAAGACCaagcacaaagtccatacttactgaATCCCATGGTTTTGAAGGGATAGGTAATGGTGTATATAATCCTGCATTAGATGTTTGGCCCTTGGCCCTCTGACAAATAAAACAAGTCtcaacaaactttcttacatcagtctgaagtttaggccaataataaaatcttctTACCAACTCCAATGTTTTATCTATCCCAAAGTGGCTTGCTAGACTCCCACAATGCTTTTCCTTTATTATATTCTCCCTTACTGACCCTTTAGGTACACAAAGCAAACTACCTTTGAACaaaaatccatcttgtatcagaaactcagaaaaatcagtatgataccttGCTGTCTTATCCATGCATACCTTATAGATTTCGATGAAATCATCATCCGTAGCATACATGTCCTTTATTGTGTGTATTCCTGCACTTTCCAATTGAACTTCTTGGATGGTTAAACTCCTCCTTCTTaaagcatcaacaactttattagcaacacctttcttatgttttatggtaaaagtataagattacaagaattccatccatttaacatgtctatgatgAAGTTTCTCCTGCCTATTTAGAAAAATCAAAGCATGATTATCTGTGAACACAATAAATTCCTTAGGGAGTAGGTAGTGCCTCCATTTTCTCAAGGCTTGGACCATAgcatagagttcaaggtcataggtagagtacttttgtttagcctcattcaacttttcactaaagaaggctactggCCTCCCTTCTTGGCTTAGGACTCCTCCAATAGccctattgctagcatcacattctaccacAAAAACTTTATGAAAATCTGGAAGTACAAGGGTGGGAAGTGCTGCAATCTTCCTTTTCAATGTCTCAAATGATCTACTGGCTTCATTGGTCCATACAAACAcacatttccttccaccttttatggtatctATGAGTGGAGCACAAATTCCACTAAAGTTTctaatgaactttctatagaaACTACACAAGCCATGAAAACTTTTTACCTCAGTTGcattggtaggtgctggccaactAAGGATGGCTTCAACTTtggatggatccattttcaaatttccttttgagatgacaaatcctaGGAAAACCAACTCTTCTTGCCTGAATGAGcacttctcaaggttgattttTAGTTGCTCTTCATGGAGTTTCTTGAGGACCATGTCCaagtgtttgaggtgctcttccttAATGCTGCTATacaccaaaatatcatccatatagacTACAACAAACTTGTTAATGAAAGGTGCTAGGACTTCATTCATCAAGCGCATAAAAGTGCTAGGAGCATTagataaaccaaaaggcattacaacccactcaaacaaaccttcattggtcttgaaagctattttccattcatctccttgtgtgatccttatctgatggtatccGTTTTTGAGGTCAATCTTTGAGTAGTACTTAgctcctcctaaacaatccatgagaTCTTCCAATCTAGGCATAGGAAAATGGtatctgatggttatcttgttgattgcTCTAGAGTCAACACATAATCTCCAAgttccttctttcttaggtgcaagGACTGCTAGTACAACACAAGGACTAACACTTTTCCTTATGAAACCCTTCTCCAACAATTCTTGAATCTGCCTTGCTATTtctgcattttgttcaggggtGAGTTTGTAAGCAGCCTTATTAGGCAAAGTGGCTCCTAGGATCAGATCTATACAATGACTAATCATCATTTTAGGGGGTAAGGTATCATTGGTACCATATGCAACAATTCCTTTATACTGATCCAACATATCAGCAATCTCCTTGGGGCCTACATTCTTCAACAAATTCTGAtttttctcttgcttgggtatgctATCCTAAGGCTTCACCACAATAGCAAAACACATGGTCTGGTCCTCCTTCAGGCCTTTCATGAACTCCTTTTGTCCAACCAGCATCACACTACCAGTCGAGTTCTTTTCCTGTCCATTAGCCGGTAAGGAAGTCATTGTCAAATTTTCACCATTCTTCTTAATGTGATACACATTCTTCTTGCCATCATGTTGTGCACTCGTGCCGTACTGCCAAGGTCTCCCGAGAAGAAGATGGCACACATCCATATTCACTACTTCACACAAAACTTTGTCTTCATAACCACCGATTGAAAAACTGACCCAACATTGCTCATCAACTAGTGTTTGCTGCTCCTTATTCAACCATGATACTTTATAGGGGTTAGGATGGGGTATTTTTTTCAATCCCAACTTCTCAATCATCTCAGTAGAAGCCAAGTTCTCAGTAGAACTAGAATCAACTATTACTCTACATACTTTACCATTCACCAAACATTTGGTTCGGAACAAGGACTTTCTCTGTGGTGGCTCCTTGTTGATTGATGCCAAAAGTGTTCTATTGAACATAATACATTCTCCATTTACTGGATCAGCAAGTCTTGATGAGGTGGTGTGATATGATGTGGTACTTTGATGGTCAACATCTTGGGCTAGCTGCACCCTTCTTTCTCCTTGCTAGCCTGAACTGCTGCTTGCTTTCTCAGGACACCTAAATGACTGGTGACCTACTTGGTTACATGAGAAACATCTCCTAGTGAATAAATTAGGACCTCTACCTCCAAATCTGCCCCTTCCATTTCCTCTTCCACCTCTAGGATTGCTTCTATAACTGGAATCTTTCTCAACATCTTGTTGGCTGCTCTCACCTTGAGGTCTTGATGATGAACTTCTGCCTTGAAATCTGCCTCTGCTCCTAAAGTTCTGATTACCTCTGCCACCTCTGTTGCTTTGCTCaactctctttctttgtttttcttctattttcaatgCCATTTGATGACACCTATGGACTGATTCAGGGTTAAACAGGCTTAATTCATCTTTAATACTGTATTTCagtccattcaagtacctagccaaCTTCTGATTTTCAGTTTCAAATATTTTAGTCTTCAAGGTGAGTTTGTGAAATTCCTCTGTATAGGTATTGACATCCATATCCTTTTGTTTCAGGTTATGTAGCTTCTTGTGGAGGGCAACTTCATAGTCTTTTGGTATAAATTGCTTCTTTATCTCAGCCAACATCCTCTTCCACGTGGTGATAGGTGCCTTGTTGTTCTCAACCctctcattttgcaagaagttccacCAACTCAATGCTGGacccttcatctttgatttggcTATCTTCACCTTTGAACTCTCAGGTGTATCATCACACTCAAATTAGTTTTCAAGGGCTTCCACCCAATCCATGCATTCTTCTACATTCATCTTTCCCATGAACATTGGGACATCTGGTTTGCTATCCTTTCTTCCTACTCTTTCAAGAGCCTCAAAGAAATATCTTTGGTTTGCTAGTATGTTCAACCTCTCCAACTGAGATACaggtatctcttcttcttcttcctcatactCCTCTTCTTCCCTACTTCCTTCTTGTCTCTGTTTGAGTCTCTCcaactccatctccatcttcttgcTCTTTGCAAGGTGATCCTTGAGCATTTTGGATAACTCCTTATTGGTAATGTTTTGAGGGAATTCATCCCC
The Cryptomeria japonica unplaced genomic scaffold, Sugi_1.0 HiC_scaffold_2420, whole genome shotgun sequence DNA segment above includes these coding regions:
- the LOC131873578 gene encoding uncharacterized protein LOC131873578, whose amino-acid sequence is MELRDVSHLEKKSALAEDFVEVMKDVHEQVRNQLHHTTKKYKAAADKKRRDLQFKVGDIVMVHLKKERLPKEKYTKLLMKKLGPCKILKKCGNNAYKLDLPSSIGLSPIFNVADLYPYKGSIDDVFVVGESDFQQDESFKKISQPSMLEIESILDKRVIKHTRRKVYYEYLVKLKHQPMEEATWMTKEAIEKAGFQFESIPTQGT